In the genome of Xiphias gladius isolate SHS-SW01 ecotype Sanya breed wild chromosome 1, ASM1685928v1, whole genome shotgun sequence, the window AAAACTTTGACTTCATATCATTTATCAGTGCAAATTGcataattgttatttttgtatgaaaataatcTCTTCAGTAACATCAAACTGATATTAAAAACcagaacaaaataattttaaaaaactacaaataaacaaaaacagcatatttttcttaaagctaatgtgtatatatatgtatgtttctttttttcaatcgCTCCCTAATTGTAGAGACCATGCAGTGTACAAGATTTTAGTGCACTCACACTGTCCTTTCATATTAGGATAGAAACTTTACAGTAAGTTGGCTACAGGCTGCATGATGgcttaaagattaaaaaacaatccCCAACATCCTGGGATGAAATAATGTGTTGTTAAAGACAACAGGCACTTTAGGGTAAACCCCAGGCTCTGTGCTAACATGGATTTCAACACAAAGCAGCTGTGACTGACAGGAGGTCTGGTGCTGAGGGTTGGACCGTTGTTTATCCAAACTCCCCAAAAGCCTCAGTAAATTTAGGCACGGATGAGTTCCGCTGATCTAGTTCTGAAGGCAATCATGCATTTTCATGCACTGCCAGTTTGTATCATCAGACAGTGCTGTTCTCGCCTGCAGGTCGTTGGTTGCTGTATCCGCAGCACACTTCAATTGGCAGAACTAAAATAAGAACTAAGATCCTTTTGAACTAACTAACTGAGAACTAACTGGTGATATATCAGCATATATGAAGTTTAGAAATAGTGTCACCATTATACAATTTGacagcactgacaagtttatttttcagcttaCCAATAACAATATACtgttattggattttttttaattctgaaatATCAATAGAGGCATTCAACTCAAAATTCCAATATCGGTCAGGCTcttatctgcatttttaaatttgaattttaaatttatcttGTTGCGTCTGTTGATAAATACATGATGGAACAATTATGAGTGCTTTTAAACAATTGATGTAAGGCCTCCAAAAAACTGACTATATGTGATAGATGTGTCCTGACGAATGTACTAACCATTTTGCAGGTTATTTGtctttagctgttaaataagaaaaacatcttcagAGAGATACATATCATAAAAAGGGTGCATTTTGTAAAGAGACCGAACAACAATCTTTTTAGGCCAATACTGATGATtgatttttgatgtttaatgGTAGTCTTATAAGGATACATtagcaaaattttttttttttatgataaacaTCAAATAATGACAAATCTTTAACAAAGATCCCTCAAATTTTggtgaaaaatatttgtgactAGGATATGTATTGAACAGGACATTTTACcggttgaaaaataaactagTCAGTGCTCTCTAGTAGACAAACCATGTAAGTATGCTAATTTAAAAGAATTAGTGCCCTTTCAAAGTTTGCCTGCATGACACCATCCAATAAAAGTAAACAGTcagagattttaatttttacactaTTACAGTGAGTCCATGAAGTAGCCCTTGGTACTGTATACGACACTTCATTACAagaactggaggaaaaaaacaacatccttAACAAATAAACAGCATTGAAAACTTCAGTTGAGACCATCTCTGCTGGGGATCATCTCTGCTGGGGATCACCATCATTAGACTTCAACATACTGAAACCTGTCCTGAAGCAATGGCATATGTCTGAGAGTCACAGCCCCTATAACCTGCACTATGACTGCATGAGCAGATGCAGCTTTTGTTGGATAATTTCAGAGTTCATGGTCCACAGGAACTCTGTCAGTCCCCCAGTGAGCAGCTCCTCCATGGGAACAAACTGCAGAACCTGTCTGTCCCAGCCAGAAGACTGACTtttatcctcctctcctcttaaCAGCTGACTCATGCAGTCATGGACGTCAGTGAGAAAAGGGAGTATTCGAGCAGCAGCTTCAGGGCAGAAGCCAGCACACACAAGCAATGTCCCGACTACGCCAGAGGCGGGCGGACACCTGAACGTCACTGAGcgaaaacacacatgcaggcagagCACAACAGCTGCTGTGACACGGGTGAGGGCAGAAAACacaggcagcagcagagcatCCCCCGAGTTCAGGGTCTGcagggaaaacacaacacagcctAAGAGCTGCTGCTGGTACAGCGGCTCCCCATCGTGCAGTGTGATGCAGCCTCTTTGAGGATATGAAGGCTCTGCAGAAAATGTTAAGACTAAATCCCCAATTTGGCTCTCACAGGCACCCCACACTGAGCGGCTGCCAAACACCATACACTGcctcttcttgttgttcccATCACTGTCGCCTTTGAAGACGCAAATACCTGCAACGCTGGACAAGATGGAGGCTGTGCAAACCACATGGCAAGAGTCACAGGGAGGTACACGAGTCCAGTCTACTACTGTGTCTATCAGGGCTTCATTCAGGTGGTTTAATAGGCCTCCTTCACAGAACGGAGAGTTTCTGAGTGCAGGCAGTGCCGCCCCGACGATAACGTACCATGAATCCACGTGACACTCGGACAGGGGGCCTTCCAACACGCAGCCTGTCCCACCGGCCTCAGTGCAGTGTCTCTGTATCCAGGTGGCATGGTAACCCCGCTTGATACGCTCCCTCCAGGTCAGGGTCTGCAGCTCCCGCCGCTCATTAAAGGAGCCTGTTTGCTTCGTCTGCCCCAGAGGTCGGCCCGCTGAGACGCTGCAGCAGGCGGGACTCACCGTGTTACGGGAGATCCATCGGCTCCGTGGGAGGAAGCTCACctacaaacagagagaaactcGATCAAGTTGAAACTCAGACTTTCTGAAAGTGTTTACTGTCAGCTAAAATGAAACCTGAGACTGATGTTggatttatttgtatttgagcACAAAAAACTGCATATCAGAACCTAAAGTGCCTTCCAAGGGTATATAATACTTTGAATCTAAATTAGTTACAGAAATACAGTTTCTACCATGAAAATTATCTGCAACTCTATTGCAGACTGCCAAGGAGAAATTAaagattttgtatttcataCAGATTGAagataaagtttattttttaaaaagtcctaTTCAAAAACATGGGAATAGCTAATTTCGTCATGTCATGTCCTTGAACATGCCTAAAGCAGAGAGGGGTGAATACTTGCTGAAGCTACTTTctaacagctactaaatggacctttaGGTGAAATTGTTTGTCAGCTGATGTTTCAAAGGTCCGGACTGAACTTTGACAGACCTCCTACCTGGAATCGCTGCAGGTATTCGTGAGCCGTACAGTCCCTGATGTGGTCGAGCCGCTGCCTCTGCTCTGTGCTGATACCTTCAAACAGTCGCAGATTTTCTGTAATAGTCTCCACCTGCAGCATGTGGAAGTAAGAGCACACTTCTTCATGCTGTCTCAGAAACGACTCTGGAATAAGTGCATTTGGGAAAAGTGCCTCTCGGTCAGCCAGATGTGGCCCATAATTACGAATgagttttgagagcaaaggcCGCACAGCTTCCTTGCCGTCATAGTTCAGACACACAACATAAACCTCAGAGTTGCCTGCCTTGCTGGTGGCGGGTTTGAAGACGTtaacagactggaaacagcagttgagcAAGTAGAGTAAGCAGACGGAGGAGTGCTCATATAACGTGAACATTTTCAGCACAAAGGAGCCACCAGGGCTCAGGAGCAGCAGTGCAGCTGTGACCTCGCAGTAATGCAGTGACGCAACCAGCGCCTCCTGCTCATCCGGGTTCTCCTGGCAGTCAAAACTACCATCTGCAGTCACTATGTCAACTCTACGCATGTTAGAAACAAACACCTGAAGCTCCAGCAAGTGTTTCTGGAGCATGAGGTTTCCTGTGTTATCTGAGCCAAAGAACCACCAGGGCAGTGTGTTAGCGATTAACCGGTCATCTGCAATGGTCGTGCTCCCCCCGTTGGCCTCGTGGTAAGGGTTGAGAGTGTTGGCGGCCCAACTCCAGTCACAGTAGCGTGTGGATTCGCTGGTTTTGATGTAGTGGTTCAGAGCGGCTATAAAGGCCCCTGGAGCTTCACACAGGTGGACAGTGTTCAGCTCTCCACTCTGAAGAGCCTCCTGTGGAAGAAGAATATAGGTTCCCAGGATCTCGTAGAATTTGCACCAGGCCTGAGTGCAGACCTCAGCGTTGGCAGCAGAACGTACGGCAACGATCACCTTCCCGGCTCGATTGGTGGAATTGGTGTGCTGATGCCAGACCTGGACATTCTTGTCACTGAGCTGGTTTTTTACAGCGTTCAGCGACACCTTCAGGGCCTGCAGCCGGCAATGCTCCTCCGCTGGGTGTCTGAGAGCAACATTCGGATCGGGGATACACCAGTCCCCATTGGACGGTTTCACATAGGTTCTAACTTTAATAAAAAGACCTTGAATTTCAGCCAGTGTTTCAGGGTCAACTGCCACCATATGGTTGAAATGCTGCGGCTTGCCGACTTTCCTCCTGGTCCCATTGCCTGAGCTCATCCTCCACACCTGTTGTAGGAGAACAACGAGGAGTTAGACAtgcactgatttaaaaaatccacTTTCTGTTTTGATGTAACCCGCCGGACCTGCTTACAGTGCATGGCAAAGAAACAGACTCGatctttaaggaaaaaaaatgtgcaatcTGCAGTACATTTCACAGTGAATTATACCAAGGCTTAGCTCTGCAaccctttattttttctacatgcATGAGTGGTGTTGAATTACAAATGTCGACCCATTGTGACGTGGTGCCCTCAGGCAACAGGGCAGACTGTGAATACTGGTGATTACCTCAAAAGACTGAGGCTTCAACCACTCAGAATAACAAGAGATTTTCTACATCACTACTAAAACACACAGTCTCTACAGTTatcttaaaaaatgtgttgcttaACTTTAAGAAACCACGTACCTCAACATTGTCAGCTGTTCATGAGCTAAGGAAAACAGtccagttttcagctttgtgatgatgcatttttcagataatccaatgaattttttaaatgaaaatttcccCAACTCAAAATGGAATGCTTAATTCTTCCgtttttctgaaaatttcaaaatcactttatttggaggtacATTTTCACAAGACAGTGACATTATGTTTGTTTACCACGGTGTGGGTGACGCAGGAGCATGGGCTTTAAAAAACTATATCCAGGTCAATCTGTAATGGCAAGACATTTTACTAAGCCATATTAAACTTCATCATGGTGTgctagaaattatttttaacaattcaTGTAATTATTGAGCAATCTCTAATTcatgacataaaaataatttacagtcAGAATCATATTAACCCCAGAGCTAATTCTCCGCTCCTGTGCACATGATTTAGATGACAACACTGGACAGGAGAACATATTTCTAGGATATTTCTTGATTAGTCTGAAGTGTCTCAGTGATGAATGGCAATATACGGCATATATCTAACGACAGCACATTCATCAACTATTCATCGTAAATCACTCTGATAAGCACTGCTGCTGTGTATGAAAGTCACCCGctctgtgctgtgtttctgctgttgttatCTTAAACtaacaagaaaaacagtctGATGTTACTGTTTTATCCATGAAAGAGATGCAGAGAGGCAATTAAATACAGTCAGAGAGTTGAGATCAGTGTAACACTGTAACACAAGACTGCATCTTCACAGATGTGCTGTAAGATTATAAAGAATCTGTGAGAGCTGGGCTGTAGCTCATTAAATACAACCCTAAGGTAAAAATCAACTCACAAACGAACATTAAGTTAGAATTACCTACATGCTTTTTAGCCATAGGtaagttgaaataaaatttatagtaaacaattagttgattcatTGTCTTgttgaatgacagaaaattgatcaattaattataACAATAGTTTTAAGTTATTTGCcaaataaaaatgccaaacatttgtacgatccagcttctcaaacgtgagaatttgcagcttttctctaTCCAACATCATTATAAGCTAaatacctttttgttttgttgttttgtttgtttgtttttgttaatacaATACAAGCAACTACAAGGTGAGACCTTGGGCTCTAAACACCTGTGATAGGGCTTTATCATTATTTCCTGCCATTTTATTAAGTAAGAATTTAATCCAATTAGAATGAAAACATACATTGgtttaattaaaatctaaatccATGTTTATTCCATTCCAAtgattttcagtatttcagcGGAACAAAACGCTGCACTTTTCCGACATAATGAGATCTCATGTTGTGAcagatttttgtcaaattaaatttatcaTTCACACCATATGACAATTTTGTCATAACGAGGAAGCAGAGTGAGTGAATTATCACCCACTGAATCACTGTCTAGCCTGAGTGATAGTCGTAGCTGTATCACAGATTCAGTCATAATTGTGTTTCTTCGCCCAAGAAACACAATGGGATGGTTGAAATTCGAAACTCTGGCGACATTAAGAACTGGACTGTTACCTCCCAAACTGGATATACGGTGTGCACGAATCCAGTTTGATCATCTATCTCCTGCACAGTCTGTGGGAAAAACCATTTGCTGCTCACACAATCTGAAACAAATGATTGgtgtgaggtaaaaaaaaaaaaaaaaaaaattctaataataATGAGTGTATGAATAAAACTTTACAACTGTGTTAAGGCAACTAGCCTTAGTCTAGCTGCATGTTTTGGACTGTAAGGGACAGTGAAAAGACTCCCGTATGATAAATGCTGTTTGTGGAAAACACGAATTTTtgtgatatatattttgtttgccCCCACTCCGGAGCTGAATGGGACACTTCCAACAGCGCGGTGCTTATGGCCGAGTTGTGTTTCCTAAAACACGCCGTGGCTGAATTTACTGACACGTGTTgttcattaaattatttcagaGTGACCTCCCAGCCCCTGTGCACAGTCTGTGGAGCTGCCTGTCGATAGCAGGAACACTAACAGCCTGAAAACATGGAATATGAACTCACCGGACCGTGGCTGCTGACAGGGAACCGAACCAGGCTTCACGTGACCCAGAAAAACACTGCGCATGCGGCAGGGGCGACTGGGTGGGGCCTCATTTAAAGGTGCAGGTCGCATAATTTTGAGCTTTATTTCcataaattaaaatcaaataaatgacataaaaataacaatggaGATTGATCTggagagatatttttttttttaaaaacaccaaatggCTTATTCATTACCTCTGTCtaaatgatgtaaaacaagTGAGCTTAAAGgttcattttacattataattattattaggCATTGTTATTCATCTTCCATTCATTTGTCAATTTCCATTCATGGGAAAAACAACATTCGTATTGTCAAAGATAGAGGTGGAAATTTTAATATGCTGTGGAGGACTTAAGGGAAAATCCAACTTTAATGAACTGGCAAAAATAATTCCATAATATCCCTTCATGTTGCCTAAAAAGTGAGCTCTGCTAGTCAGATATGTTTTCAATGGCGGACGGAAACCATGATCATGTCTGCAGCCATCTTATCTTGGGTGTTTGGAAGGATGAAGATAAAATAAGGGAATGACTAAATATATACAGGTCCATGCTGAAGTATTCTGGTTTTCATTTTACGAGTGAATTCATTAGAACTTGAGTCTCTGGCTATTGAATAAACTGTATGATCCTCTATTCTACaggatttgtttgtgtgtgcatctttcCAGCCAGATTATCCACAGTGAACTGATCTGTGTCATCATGTTATATAATTACTAGAGCTCTCTAGAGTGTGAGCTGAGGAAAAGTTACTTTTGAAATAGTGTTTTAATGCTACGTTTGAATGggttttatatactgtttgtaTCTCTGCATTCGCTTTTCTCCCATCTACTTCATATAGATCCCATATGCTGCCTATGCAAAGGTTATTCAGGCTTTAACAAGAAATACTGTGACTAAGTAAAAGCAGGACGCTCACAGACGGAGTCTCATCCATAAATAATGGACCTTTGGGATTTCCAGGTGCAATTAGGACTTCCAAAAATGGATGGGTATAAACATTTCATCGGATTTACTGCTATAACAGTGACACCTTGTAATATTAATGTGCGAATTGTGGCGTTATCTTTCTATTTCTGCCTTAATGTTCCTACGGTGCTGCCCAGATGCAGTATATCAAACTGTGTCATGTGAAGGAAGGCAGTCAATCCAAGCAATTGGGGGGAGAAGGAACAAATTGTTTTGAAATGCAGGTTAGGAGTTATGGAGATTAATAATCTGAAATCACAAATAATATGaagcttgtttgttttagtaatgtgctgcagtttttaaatggagtgttgtgttttctgtgcaaCAATGGACAGTTTTGCACTAACAGGTGGTGCTTTCAAGCATCTGCAAGTACATTAGTGATATCATTCTACTACTATCATACAACAAATATTCATTGTTGCTCAACTGAAGTCTGGTTTGTCATTTTATGTTCCTGTTATTTATCTGTATTAACCAGGGGTCGTTTGAGAggaagtatacagtatgtacatacagtactagCAGgaagtggtggaaaaagtactcAGCTCTTTTACTTGGGCAAAAGCAGCAATACCACAGGGgtggtaatttttttatttatttagttaagtaaaagtattagcatcaaaatatatttaaagtaccaaaagtgaAAATACTCAATATGCAGAGTGGCTCATTTGAGAATAATGTgtattatattactggattataGTTCTAGATACATTAATGTATACATCACTTtgatgttgcagctggtaaaggtaGGGTTAGTTTTACTTACTTCATTACTTGAATTTCCCCCAGGGATCAGTAAAGTCTAATCTTATCTATAATATTAcacaataatttatttgttgttgattatattttgtattgttaacctgaatctgcaaagtaactagtaactaaagtaaatgtagtggagtaaaaagtacaatatttccctcggaaatgtagtggagtcaaagtataaagtagcagaagaTGGAAATGCTCAAGCAAAGTACCAGTACCTcaatattttacttaagtacagtactggaataaatgtacttagttattttccacTACTGCTGGTGGGAAGTTACAcaagagagaatgaaaacacagaataaaaattCTGAGACCCTTAAGACATGATTAACCATTTTTGTTAGAACTCACAGGATTGAAATAGAGCATCTCTGCTCTACTATCAATGAGAGCTggatttaagattatttttagtAAGTTGGTTATAAGATGTTTTTAGgggaattttattttgaagatgtgt includes:
- the cmtr2 gene encoding cap-specific mRNA (nucleoside-2'-O-)-methyltransferase 2 gives rise to the protein MSSGNGTRRKVGKPQHFNHMVAVDPETLAEIQGLFIKVRTYVKPSNGDWCIPDPNVALRHPAEEHCRLQALKVSLNAVKNQLSDKNVQVWHQHTNSTNRAGKVIVAVRSAANAEVCTQAWCKFYEILGTYILLPQEALQSGELNTVHLCEAPGAFIAALNHYIKTSESTRYCDWSWAANTLNPYHEANGGSTTIADDRLIANTLPWWFFGSDNTGNLMLQKHLLELQVFVSNMRRVDIVTADGSFDCQENPDEQEALVASLHYCEVTAALLLLSPGGSFVLKMFTLYEHSSVCLLYLLNCCFQSVNVFKPATSKAGNSEVYVVCLNYDGKEAVRPLLSKLIRNYGPHLADREALFPNALIPESFLRQHEEVCSYFHMLQVETITENLRLFEGISTEQRQRLDHIRDCTAHEYLQRFQVSFLPRSRWISRNTVSPACCSVSAGRPLGQTKQTGSFNERRELQTLTWRERIKRGYHATWIQRHCTEAGGTGCVLEGPLSECHVDSWYVIVGAALPALRNSPFCEGGLLNHLNEALIDTVVDWTRVPPCDSCHVVCTASILSSVAGICVFKGDSDGNNKKRQCMVFGSRSVWGACESQIGDLVLTFSAEPSYPQRGCITLHDGEPLYQQQLLGCVVFSLQTLNSGDALLLPVFSALTRVTAAVVLCLHVCFRSVTFRCPPASGVVGTLLVCAGFCPEAAARILPFLTDVHDCMSQLLRGEEDKSQSSGWDRQVLQFVPMEELLTGGLTEFLWTMNSEIIQQKLHLLMQS